Proteins from one Chitinophaga oryzae genomic window:
- a CDS encoding tetratricopeptide repeat protein produces MNTISLPIRSAGIRGTLCLLACILLWSCRSGEKLYNKGKYDNAVTAFVKKLQRKPQDATALQLLPEAYRQAQKMHEDRVNNLLRSNNQLKWEPIRNEYRTMQRLYEAIHSSPAALKIVTPKDYSDAITGALENAAETRYDRGIALMQRGDKASARKAYDEFGAALKLIPNYRDAQERKDDAFQAGVVYVVVSEVDVRSPYFQFSADQFRDYLVRSLQQRNVNRFVVFYDERTARNENLRPDQYIALRFLDFMVGQTYVDRARREVSKEIVTGTTRDTTGKTINTYTTVRATIVTTKTTVESRGLLDYQIADIHNGRILRSDRIPGSYTWFNQFATYTGDSRALSEADLAIIGGRDLPPPPPQDLFMEFTRPIYNQLEKDLRDYYAYID; encoded by the coding sequence TTGAACACGATCAGTCTACCTATCCGTTCTGCCGGCATAAGGGGAACGCTGTGCCTGTTGGCCTGCATACTGTTATGGAGCTGCCGCTCGGGCGAAAAGCTCTACAACAAAGGCAAGTATGATAACGCCGTCACCGCTTTCGTCAAAAAACTCCAGCGCAAACCCCAGGACGCCACCGCGCTTCAACTGTTGCCTGAAGCCTACCGCCAGGCACAGAAGATGCATGAAGACCGCGTCAACAACCTGCTCCGCTCCAACAATCAGCTTAAATGGGAACCGATACGCAACGAATACCGGACCATGCAACGGCTATACGAGGCCATTCACAGCTCCCCTGCCGCCCTGAAGATCGTCACCCCTAAAGATTACAGCGATGCTATCACCGGCGCCCTGGAAAACGCTGCCGAAACACGCTACGACAGGGGCATCGCCCTTATGCAACGCGGAGACAAGGCCAGCGCCCGTAAAGCATACGATGAATTCGGTGCAGCGCTCAAACTGATCCCCAACTATCGCGACGCCCAGGAACGCAAAGACGACGCTTTCCAGGCCGGCGTGGTATATGTGGTGGTGAGCGAAGTGGACGTCCGCTCCCCTTACTTCCAGTTCAGCGCCGACCAGTTCCGGGACTACCTCGTTCGCTCCCTCCAGCAGCGTAACGTCAACCGTTTCGTCGTGTTCTATGACGAACGTACCGCCAGGAACGAAAACCTGCGGCCCGACCAGTACATCGCCCTGCGCTTCCTGGACTTTATGGTGGGCCAGACGTATGTAGACCGCGCCCGGCGCGAGGTGTCCAAAGAAATCGTCACCGGTACCACCAGGGATACCACCGGTAAAACCATCAATACCTACACCACCGTGCGCGCCACCATTGTTACGACCAAAACAACGGTGGAATCCAGAGGCCTGCTGGACTACCAGATCGCCGACATCCATAACGGCAGGATACTCCGCTCTGACCGCATACCCGGCAGCTATACCTGGTTCAACCAGTTTGCCACCTATACCGGCGATTCCCGCGCCCTGAGCGAGGCAGACCTCGCGATCATCGGAGGACGGGACCTGCCACCACCGCCACCACAGGACCTTTTCATGGAGTTTACCCGGCCTATCTATAACCAGCTGGAAAAAGATTTGCGGGATTATTATGCTTATATAGACTAA
- the smpB gene encoding SsrA-binding protein SmpB, with the protein MAELKNRSAYFEYAIEEKFIAGMVLTGTEIKSIRASRVSFNDSFCYFSKGELFVKSLHIAEYSHGTSANHDPLRERKLLLTKRELKKIENKIKERGYTIVPLRIFITDKSLAKMEIGVGKGKKLYDKRESIKQRESDRELRRQIK; encoded by the coding sequence ATGGCCGAATTAAAGAACAGATCAGCATATTTTGAGTACGCAATAGAGGAAAAATTTATTGCGGGAATGGTATTGACAGGAACAGAGATTAAGTCTATCCGTGCCAGCCGGGTCAGCTTTAATGACTCCTTTTGTTATTTCTCGAAGGGAGAATTGTTTGTTAAAAGCCTGCACATCGCCGAATATTCTCACGGCACCAGCGCCAACCACGATCCCCTGCGCGAAAGAAAATTGCTGTTGACAAAACGGGAATTAAAAAAAATAGAGAACAAAATCAAGGAACGTGGCTATACCATTGTTCCGCTTCGTATATTCATTACGGATAAAAGTCTTGCCAAAATGGAAATAGGTGTGGGCAAGGGTAAAAAACTGTACGACAAACGGGAGTCTATCAAACAACGGGAGTCTGACAGGGAATTACGCCGCCAGATCAAATAA
- the accD gene encoding acetyl-CoA carboxylase, carboxyltransferase subunit beta yields the protein MSSWFKRIKQGISTSTSEKKEAPDGLWHKCPNCKKTTTVKDLKEHYYVCDKCNYHNRINSREYFEIIFDDNQFEELFSNIYPTDFLGFKDLKPYSDRLKDAQKKSGLKDAMTVGTGKVNGLGLVVACMDFNFIGGSMGSVVGEKIARSIDYCIVHKMPLMIISKSGGARMMESAFSLMQMAKTSAKLTQLANARLPFISLMTDPTTGGVTASFAMLGDVNIAEPGALIGFAGPRIIKETIKKDLPAGFQSAEFLLEHGFLDFIMDRKELKTRLANLLSLFKN from the coding sequence ATGTCAAGCTGGTTTAAGCGAATTAAACAAGGCATCTCCACCTCCACCAGTGAGAAGAAGGAAGCACCGGACGGGTTGTGGCACAAGTGTCCTAACTGTAAGAAAACCACCACTGTTAAGGATCTGAAGGAGCACTACTACGTGTGTGACAAATGTAACTATCACAACCGTATCAACTCCAGGGAGTATTTTGAGATTATTTTCGACGACAATCAGTTCGAGGAACTGTTTTCCAATATTTACCCGACCGATTTCCTGGGCTTTAAAGATCTCAAGCCTTACTCCGACAGGCTGAAAGACGCACAAAAGAAATCAGGCCTGAAAGATGCCATGACAGTTGGCACCGGTAAGGTAAACGGATTAGGCCTGGTAGTGGCCTGTATGGACTTCAACTTCATCGGCGGTTCCATGGGCTCCGTGGTAGGTGAAAAAATCGCCCGTTCCATCGACTACTGCATCGTGCACAAAATGCCGTTGATGATCATCTCCAAATCCGGCGGCGCCCGTATGATGGAAAGTGCTTTCTCCCTGATGCAGATGGCCAAAACATCGGCCAAACTGACCCAGCTCGCCAACGCAAGACTGCCCTTTATCTCCCTGATGACAGATCCTACCACCGGTGGTGTGACCGCCTCCTTCGCTATGCTGGGCGACGTGAACATCGCTGAACCCGGTGCGCTGATCGGCTTTGCCGGTCCGAGGATCATCAAGGAAACCATCAAAAAAGACCTCCCTGCTGGCTTCCAGAGCGCTGAGTTCCTGTTGGAACACGGCTTCCTGGACTTCATCATGGACCGGAAAGAATTAAAAACAAGACTGGCCAACCTGCTCAGTCTCTTCAAAAACTAG
- the fbaA gene encoding class II fructose-bisphosphate aldolase, translating to MGKYRAGVLFGEELDALYNDAKDNGFAMPAVNVVGTNSVNAVLETAAKVNSPVIIQFSNGGAQFYAGKGMPNDKLQANIAGGISGAKHVHEVAKYYGVPVVLHTDHAAKKWLPWIDGLLDAGEAFFKQTGQPLYSSHMLDLSEEPIQENIEISHKYFERMNKLGMSIEIELGVTGGEEDGVDNSGVDNSKLYTQPEDVAYAYEVLSKVGSRFTVAAAFGNVHGVYSPGNVELRPVILQNSQEFIQQKFGTKAKPVYYVFHGGSGSPKHQIAEALGYGVIKMNIDTDMQWAFWEGVHDYYEAKKDYLQGQLGNPEGADKPNKKYYDPRVWLRKGEDTFVKRLEEAFRDLNCINRN from the coding sequence ATGGGAAAATACAGAGCTGGCGTATTATTCGGCGAAGAGCTGGATGCGCTGTATAACGATGCCAAAGACAACGGATTTGCTATGCCTGCCGTGAACGTAGTGGGAACCAACTCGGTTAATGCGGTACTGGAAACAGCTGCCAAAGTAAATTCACCGGTCATTATACAGTTTTCCAATGGCGGCGCACAGTTTTACGCTGGTAAAGGTATGCCGAACGACAAGCTGCAGGCCAACATCGCCGGTGGTATCTCCGGTGCCAAACACGTACATGAAGTAGCGAAATATTATGGTGTTCCGGTGGTCCTCCATACCGACCATGCTGCCAAAAAATGGCTGCCCTGGATTGACGGCCTGCTGGACGCGGGTGAAGCGTTTTTCAAACAGACCGGTCAACCGCTGTACAGCTCCCACATGCTGGACCTCTCCGAAGAACCTATCCAGGAAAATATCGAGATCTCCCATAAATACTTTGAGCGCATGAACAAGCTGGGCATGTCCATCGAAATCGAGCTGGGCGTGACCGGTGGTGAAGAAGACGGCGTGGACAATTCCGGCGTGGACAACTCCAAGCTTTACACCCAACCGGAAGACGTGGCTTACGCTTACGAAGTACTGTCCAAAGTAGGCAGCCGCTTCACTGTTGCCGCTGCATTCGGTAACGTACACGGCGTTTACAGCCCGGGCAACGTGGAACTGCGCCCTGTTATCCTGCAGAACAGCCAGGAATTTATTCAACAGAAATTCGGCACCAAAGCTAAACCGGTATACTACGTATTCCACGGCGGCAGCGGCTCTCCGAAACACCAGATCGCCGAAGCCCTGGGCTACGGCGTTATCAAAATGAACATTGACACCGATATGCAATGGGCATTCTGGGAAGGCGTACACGACTACTACGAAGCGAAAAAAGACTATCTGCAGGGCCAGCTGGGCAACCCCGAAGGCGCAGACAAGCCTAACAAAAAATACTACGATCCGCGCGTATGGCTGCGCAAAGGTGAAGATACCTTTGTAAAACGCCTGGAAGAGGCGTTCCGCGACCTGAACTGCATCAACAGAAACTAA